From Leishmania infantum JPCM5 genome chromosome 21:
ctcatcatcatctccGTGCTCAAGGGCAGCTACATCTTCACATCCGACTTCATCCGCTACCTCGGCGACTGCGGCCTGCCGCACGTTGTCGACTTTGTGCGGTTGGCCTCGTACAACTCGGGTACAAAGAGCACCGGCCAGATCTCGATGCTGGCGGGTCTCAGATTCGAGAATCTACGCGGCAAGCACGTACTGATCGTCGAGGATGTGTGCGACTCTGGGCGCACGCTGCGCTTCCTGCGCGATTACATCATGGAGAAGTTCCAGCCCAAGAGCATCAAGACGCTCGTGATGGTGAACAAAGAGCAGGCGGCCCGCAAGGTGGACTTCGATCCGGAGTACTTCTGCCTTGCCGGCCCAAACAAGTACATTGTCGGATACGGGTTCGAGGTGAACGATCGCTACCGTGACTTGCGTCACATCCTCATCCTGCGGGACGGGGAGGCCACCCGTTACCCTGCCAAGCTCTGAGCTCGACGTCACACCACCGGAGTGGAGGGAAATGTGGAGGCGGCTGAGTGTGCCGGAGTAAGAGAAGTAAGGGAGCCTGCGGAGAAGACgcttgtgcacgtgtgtatgCCCCCAAATCTTCGCGAGG
This genomic window contains:
- the XRPT gene encoding xanthine phosphoribosyltransferase, whose product is MLPTHSCKGFVDAQGRVFVDGREYPMASGIVATEDVIQTNIKAMAHTIAKDYKSLSHRDARLSPSTAETAEAAEAAEAPISYDNPLIIISVLKGSYIFTSDFIRYLGDCGLPHVVDFVRLASYNSGTKSTGQISMLAGLRFENLRGKHVLIVEDVCDSGRTLRFLRDYIMEKFQPKSIKTLVMVNKEQAARKVDFDPEYFCLAGPNKYIVGYGFEVNDRYRDLRHILILRDGEATRYPAKL